TACCACGGTTGTCGGCGTGTTGGGTACCGATGCCATTTCTCGTTCCCCCAAAGATCTTTACGCCAAAATGCAGTCTCTCAACCTTGAGGGTTTACGCGCGTTTATGCATACGGGAGCCTACGCCGTTCCCAGCCCAACCATTACGCGATCCATCCGCGATGATATGGCCTTTATTCCGGCGATCCTTGGCGTAAAAATCGCCCTCGCCGATCACCGAGGTTCTTACCCCTCTTTCCAGGAATTGCTGAGAATAGTCAGCGATATCCGCGTGTCTTCCCTGCTGGCAGGGAAAAAAGGGTTGCTGCACGTTCACCTGGGGAATCTGCCGGAAGGGATGTCACAGCTTATTGAGCTGTGCGATGCGGGCATTCCGATCCACCACATTTCACCGACCCATGTTGCGAGAACAGAGTCCTTATTCGAACAGGCAATTGCTTTCGCCCATCGCGGCGGCCATATCGACGTGACGTCCGGTGGCAGTCGTTTTATGCCTCAGGAGCAGGCGATCCTCCACGCTCTGGAAGCCCAGGTTCCGGCCGATCGCATCACGGTAAGCTCTGATGGTAATGGCAGCGTGCCACGCTTTAACGCCCAGGGGATTGTGGAAGGCCTAAGCGCGGCACCGGTCGCAGGTAACCTTAATCTGCTACCTCGCCTGATTGATGTGGGGATCCCAGTTCCACAAGCGATCGCGATGCTGACGGCAAACGTAGCGCGCTCGTTGGGTATTTCCGGCGGCGTGCTCTGCGCCGGGGAACGTGCCGATATTTGCGTACTCAATGATGACCTCTCGCTGGCCCATCTGTTTGCGGCGGGCAAGCCGCTGTTGCGCGATGGCGAGTGCCTGGTTACCGGCAACTTCGAGTAAGGGGGGGAGAATGTCATTATTACTGGCGCTACTCGCCATCATTTTTGCCGGACGTCTGATCCTTAAAAAATATCATCCCCAGTCGGTGCTGCTGTTGACCGGGATTGTGCTACTGCTTATCGCGCATTTTAGCGGGATGACCACGCTCAGTAGCCTGGTGAAAAAGAGCACCGGATTTGGCCCCTTTGACGCCTTTGAGTTTATTCGCGATACCCTGAGCGTGCGCCTCGGCGGCCTGGGGCTGCAAATTATGCTGATTGGTGGTTTCGCCACATACATGTCAGCCATTGGCGCAAGCCAGGTGCTGGTTCGGGTAACGTCTCGCCCTTTGCAGCGCCTGAACTCACCGTATCTGTTGTTGGGGTTGGCGCTGTTGCTGGGTCAATTCCTGTCGCTGTTTATCAGCAGCGCCACCGGGTTGGGTCTGCTGTTGATGGCGACGCTGTACCCGTTGCTGACCCGTCTTGGCTGTAGCCGCGCCGCCGTTGCCGCCGTTATCGCCAGCACCTGTGCGGTTGAATTTGGCCCAGGTTCTGGTAACTCGGTGCTCGCCGCCAAAACCGCAGGCATCGAGGTGGTAAACTATTTCGTGCAGGATCAATTACCCATCGTCGTGCCCGTCATTCTGTTCATCGCCCTGCTGCATATTGTTGTGCAACGCTTTTTTGACCGTCGGGAAAGTGGTGACAATGTGGCTCAGCAGATGCAGACATTAACGTCGACCGATGAAGCAGATGCACCTATCGCCTGGCTGTTTCTGCCCATGCTGCCGCTGGTGTTGATGCTGGTATGCAGTGATTTAGTGTTCAGTTCGCTCAAGATTACGTTGGATACCGCCGTACTGATAAGCCTCGCTATTACGCTGGTTTGTGAGTATTGCCGTCACCGTAAGGCGCGCGAGGTGATGGCTGGCGTACAAAAAGTCTTCGACAGCATGGGTAGCGTTTTTGCTACCGTCGTGACGCTGATTATCGCTGGTGAAGTCTTTTCAGCCGGACTGAAAGCCATTGGCGCCGTCGATGCACTGCTGTCGCTTTCCGGTGAATTTGGTCTCAGCGCCGCCTCGATTATCCTGTTGATGACCCTTATCACCTTTGCAATTTCAGCGTTGATGGGCTCGGGAAACGCGGCGTTTTTCTCCTTCGCCCCGATGGTACCAGACATCAGTCGTCATATTGGAAGCGATATCGCCGTCATGATGCTACCCATTCAGATCTCGGCGGGTATTGGTCGTACGTTATCGCCTATTGCTGGCGTCATCATTGCTATCGCGGGAATTGCAGGCGTCTCGCCTGTGGATATTGTTAAGCGCACCGCGATTCCGATGCTGGGCGGCTGGTTACTGATGATTACGCTGACTTTTGCCCGCTCAGGGCATTTAATGGCGGTTCTGCCGTGGCTGGCAGTCCTTGTACTACTGATGGTCGGTGGTTACCTCTGGCAGCGCCGACGTAAACAGCCGCTTGCCGTACAGTAAAAAAAAGCCGGAGTCTCAGACTCCGGCTTTCGCTATCTTGAGGGATTAAACCGCTTTTACAGCATCGGCAATACGGTGTGCGAATTCAGTCACCTGCGCTTCGTCCTCACCTTCAACCATCACGCGAATTAACGGTTCAGTGCCTGACTTACGCAGCAGGACTCGTCCACGATTGCCCAGCGCAGCTTCCACCTCAGCCATCACCGCCTTCACGCTTTCATGTTCCAGCGGATCGCCGCTTCCTGCGGTGTAACGTACGTTTACCAACAGCTGTGGGAACATTTTCATGCCGCTGCACAGGTCGTGCAAACTCATATGGTTGCGTACCATCGCCGTCAGTACCTGCAAACCTGCCACGATGCCGTCACCGGTGGTGGTTTTGTCCAGCAGGATCACATGGCCTGAGTTTTCAGCACCGATACGCCAGCCTTTTTCCTGCATTTTTTCCAGCACATAGCGGTCGCCGACTTTCGCACGGGCAAACGGAATACCCAGCTGTTTCAGCGCCAGTTCAAGGCCCATGTTGCTCATCAGCGTACCTACTGCACCACCGCGCAACTGCCCCTGACGCAGGGCTTCACGGGCGATGATGTACATGATCTGATCGCCATCGACCTTATTGCCTTCGTGATCAACCATAATGACGCGGTCGCCGTCGCCATCCAACGCAATACCCAGATCGGCTTTTTCTGCGATCACGCGGGCCTGCAGGGCACGGACGTCGGTGGCGCCAACTTCTTCATTGATGTTGACGCCGTTTGGCTCGCAGCCAATGGCAATCACGTTTGCACCCAGCTCACGCAGTACATTTGGTGCAATGTGGTAGGTCGCACCGTTAGCGCAATCCACCACAATTTTAAGCTCATTCAGGCTCAGTTCGTTCGGGAAGGTGCCTTTGCAAAACTCGATATAGCGACCGGCAGCATCAACGATACGGGTAGCTTTACCCAATTCAGCTGAGTCCACGCAGGTAATCGCTTTTTCCATTTCGGCTTCGATAGCTTCTTCAACCGCATCCGGCAGTTTGGTCCCGTCGATGGAGAAGAATTTAATCCCGTTGTCATAGTACGGGTTGTGCGAGGCAGAGATAACAATCCCGGCTTCAGCACGGAAAGCGCGCGTCAGATACGCAACGGCAGGTGTCGGCATTGGGCCGGTGAACGAAGCCGACAGTCCGGCTGCAGCCAGACCTGCTTCCAGCGCGGACTCCAGCATATAGCCGGAAATACGCGTATCTTTACCGATAATAATTTTACGTGAACCATGACGTGCCAGCACTTTACCTGCAGCCCAACCCAGTTTGAGCACAAAATCAGGTGTAATTGGGGCGTCGCCTACGCGTCCGCGGATCCCATCAGTGCCAAAATATTTACGATTACTCATAGCGTTTTTTTTCCTTTGCAGACAATGTGGCTTCCACCACACGCATCGCTTCTACAGTTTCTTTGACGTCATGGACACGAACGATCTGCGCCCCCTGCATTGCGGCAATGACCGCACACGCAAGACTACCGCTCAGGCGTTCGGATGGCCCCACATTCAGCAACTGGCCAACCATTGATTTTCGTGACATCCCAACCAGCAATGGCAGATCAAAATGATGAAACTCAGCCAAACGTGCCAGCAATGTGTAGTTGTGAGTGAGATTTTTACCGAATCCGAATCCGGGGTCGAGCAACAATTTATCTTTTGTGATTCCAGCCCGCTCGCAACGAGCTATTTGCTCAACAAAGTAACGATTAACATCAGCAAAAACATCCTCGTACTTTGGCGCTTCCTGCATGGTTTTCGGTTGCCCCTGCATATGCATCAGACAAACCGGCAGCCCAGTTTCTGCTGCAGCCTCCAGCGCCCCGGGTTCCGAGAGTGAGCGAATGTCATTAATGATATGTGCGCCAACTCTCGCGCATTCGCGAATCACTTCTGGTTTTGAAGTATCAACCGAAATCCACACTTCAAAACGCTGAGCAATCGCCTCCACAACCGGGATCACTCGCTGCAATTCCTCTTCCACGCTCACATCGGCCGCTCCTGGACGCGTGGATTCACCACCCACATCAATAATAGTCGCCCCGGCATTAATCATCAGGTTTGCGTGTTTTACCGCCTCAACCAGAGAGTTGTGCGCCCCGCCATCAGAAAAAGAGTCTGGCGTGACGTTCAAAATCCCCATGACGTGTGGATGGCTGAGATCCAGTGAAGAACCCTGAGCAAAGAGTTTCATAGTTTTATCCCTGGTAAAATCTTGAATATGCAGATAAGAAAAACCCCGGAGCAAGCCCCAGGGTTTTCAATTAAAACACGGTCATCATCAACGATAACTTATTTGTCGCCCAGTTGCTCTGACATGGTGCCAGAGTCCGGCGCACGCGGTTCATCTACCGGGCGCGGCGCGCTCGGCTTGCCGGTGCTGCCAGAGTTGTTGTTAGAAGAACCCGGTTCTTCCCAACCCGCTGGCGGACGCACGTCGCGGCGAGCCATCAGATCGTCAATCTGCGGCGCATCGATGGTCTCATATTTCATGAGCGCATCTTTCATCGAGTGCAGAATGTCCATGTTATCGTTCAACAGGCGACGTGCACGATCATAGTTACGCTCAATCAGCAGCTTAACTTCCTGATCGATAATGCGAGCCGTTTCATCGGACATATGTTTAGCTTTCGCTACAGAACGTCCCAGGAACACTTCGCCTTCTTCTTCAGCGTACAGCAACGGACCGAGTTTGTCGGAGAAGCCCCACTGAGT
The Citrobacter arsenatis DNA segment above includes these coding regions:
- the folP gene encoding dihydropteroate synthase produces the protein MKLFAQGSSLDLSHPHVMGILNVTPDSFSDGGAHNSLVEAVKHANLMINAGATIIDVGGESTRPGAADVSVEEELQRVIPVVEAIAQRFEVWISVDTSKPEVIRECARVGAHIINDIRSLSEPGALEAAAETGLPVCLMHMQGQPKTMQEAPKYEDVFADVNRYFVEQIARCERAGITKDKLLLDPGFGFGKNLTHNYTLLARLAEFHHFDLPLLVGMSRKSMVGQLLNVGPSERLSGSLACAVIAAMQGAQIVRVHDVKETVEAMRVVEATLSAKEKKRYE
- the glmM gene encoding phosphoglucosamine mutase — protein: MSNRKYFGTDGIRGRVGDAPITPDFVLKLGWAAGKVLARHGSRKIIIGKDTRISGYMLESALEAGLAAAGLSASFTGPMPTPAVAYLTRAFRAEAGIVISASHNPYYDNGIKFFSIDGTKLPDAVEEAIEAEMEKAITCVDSAELGKATRIVDAAGRYIEFCKGTFPNELSLNELKIVVDCANGATYHIAPNVLRELGANVIAIGCEPNGVNINEEVGATDVRALQARVIAEKADLGIALDGDGDRVIMVDHEGNKVDGDQIMYIIAREALRQGQLRGGAVGTLMSNMGLELALKQLGIPFARAKVGDRYVLEKMQEKGWRIGAENSGHVILLDKTTTGDGIVAGLQVLTAMVRNHMSLHDLCSGMKMFPQLLVNVRYTAGSGDPLEHESVKAVMAEVEAALGNRGRVLLRKSGTEPLIRVMVEGEDEAQVTEFAHRIADAVKAV
- the iadA gene encoding beta-aspartyl-peptidase, producing the protein MFTLLTNARVFSPEDLGLCSLLIHADRIVAVEKDITLFDGVNDVIDCRGKWVIPGIIDQHVHLTGGGGEAGFASRTPAVKLRDLIQAGITTVVGVLGTDAISRSPKDLYAKMQSLNLEGLRAFMHTGAYAVPSPTITRSIRDDMAFIPAILGVKIALADHRGSYPSFQELLRIVSDIRVSSLLAGKKGLLHVHLGNLPEGMSQLIELCDAGIPIHHISPTHVARTESLFEQAIAFAHRGGHIDVTSGGSRFMPQEQAILHALEAQVPADRITVSSDGNGSVPRFNAQGIVEGLSAAPVAGNLNLLPRLIDVGIPVPQAIAMLTANVARSLGISGGVLCAGERADICVLNDDLSLAHLFAAGKPLLRDGECLVTGNFE
- the dcuC gene encoding C4-dicarboxylate transporter DcuC, producing MSLLLALLAIIFAGRLILKKYHPQSVLLLTGIVLLLIAHFSGMTTLSSLVKKSTGFGPFDAFEFIRDTLSVRLGGLGLQIMLIGGFATYMSAIGASQVLVRVTSRPLQRLNSPYLLLGLALLLGQFLSLFISSATGLGLLLMATLYPLLTRLGCSRAAVAAVIASTCAVEFGPGSGNSVLAAKTAGIEVVNYFVQDQLPIVVPVILFIALLHIVVQRFFDRRESGDNVAQQMQTLTSTDEADAPIAWLFLPMLPLVLMLVCSDLVFSSLKITLDTAVLISLAITLVCEYCRHRKAREVMAGVQKVFDSMGSVFATVVTLIIAGEVFSAGLKAIGAVDALLSLSGEFGLSAASIILLMTLITFAISALMGSGNAAFFSFAPMVPDISRHIGSDIAVMMLPIQISAGIGRTLSPIAGVIIAIAGIAGVSPVDIVKRTAIPMLGGWLLMITLTFARSGHLMAVLPWLAVLVLLMVGGYLWQRRRKQPLAVQ